Proteins from a single region of Akkermansiaceae bacterium:
- a CDS encoding PEP-CTERM sorting domain-containing protein (PEP-CTERM proteins occur, often in large numbers, in the proteomes of bacteria that also encode an exosortase, a predicted intramembrane cysteine proteinase. The presence of a PEP-CTERM domain at a protein's C-terminus predicts cleavage within the sorting domain, followed by covalent anchoring to some some component of the (usually Gram-negative) cell surface. Many PEP-CTERM proteins exhibit an unusual sequence composition that includes large numbers of potential glycosylation sites. Expression of one such protein has been shown restore the ability of a bacterium to form floc, a type of biofilm.), translated as MNLPLRPSGLLPTALISVCAAASASAALLVNETYDSYTPVNFSSTGTAAIDTGVAASAQGLQGNYIVNNPGGGSGYSFAAGGLAFSTYNTTSGNRMIYRANTGGTTLAVQLNLTSSVSGTLYSSYLFRVDNAGTITTGNGSFTEVRVATNPGDGGGSSRFRSQVEDNSALTSIGLGVSYAGSATTTGSSIIPATGTVYMAINVFTNVGVTGATGTATQYVLTAAQYDQFAINGYTLGFLDGAGNVTSKLSASTTTVAGQTFANNQYVQIGGIGNTSGVTNFDALKFGTDLLSVVTIPEPASSSLVLLGGLGFLIRRRRH; from the coding sequence ATGAATCTGCCGCTCCGTCCCTCCGGGTTGCTGCCAACCGCCCTCATTTCGGTCTGCGCCGCCGCCAGTGCCTCCGCCGCCTTGTTGGTGAACGAGACATATGACAGCTACACCCCCGTCAACTTTTCCTCCACAGGTACCGCCGCCATCGATACCGGCGTCGCCGCCAGCGCCCAAGGCCTGCAGGGGAACTACATCGTCAACAATCCCGGCGGGGGCAGCGGTTATTCCTTCGCCGCCGGTGGGCTCGCCTTCAGCACCTACAACACCACCAGCGGCAACCGGATGATCTACCGTGCGAACACCGGTGGCACCACCCTGGCCGTGCAGCTCAACCTCACCTCTTCCGTGAGCGGCACGCTTTACTCCAGCTACCTGTTCCGGGTGGACAATGCCGGGACCATCACCACCGGCAACGGCAGCTTCACCGAGGTGCGCGTCGCCACCAACCCCGGAGATGGCGGCGGGTCGAGCCGCTTCCGTTCCCAAGTGGAGGACAACAGCGCCCTCACCAGCATTGGCTTGGGCGTGTCCTATGCCGGATCGGCCACAACTACCGGCTCCTCCATCATACCCGCCACCGGCACCGTCTATATGGCCATCAATGTGTTCACGAATGTGGGCGTCACCGGTGCCACCGGCACGGCCACCCAATACGTGCTCACCGCCGCCCAGTACGACCAGTTCGCCATCAACGGCTATACGCTGGGCTTTCTCGATGGAGCGGGAAATGTGACCTCCAAGCTCTCTGCCAGCACCACGACCGTGGCGGGGCAGACTTTCGCCAATAACCAATACGTCCAGATCGGCGGCATCGGCAACACCTCCGGAGTCACCAACTTCGACGCCCTCAAGTTCGGCACGGACCTGCTCTCCGTCGTCACCATCCCGGAGCCTGCCTCCTCTTCGCTCGTCCTCCTCGGCGGACTGGGCTTTCTCATCCGCCGCCGCAGGCACTGA
- the lpdA gene encoding dihydrolipoyl dehydrogenase — MAYDLIVIGGGPAGYVAAIRAAQLGKKVACVEADRAGGTCLNWGCIPTKALLKNAELYHTLAHRAKEFGFSFDNLQYDWSAVIGRSRKVSERLAGGIEFLFKKNKVDYIRGYGSIVAPGKVEVVAADGSKSTADTKDIIISTGAKSRPLPPLPFNGTTVIGSKEAMVLGNQPKSMIIIGAGAIGVEFAYIYNAFGTKVTLVEMAPRLVPVEDDEIGDALEKSFIKQGIRCLANHKITKTEDKGSHVEVTVEGAKENGVLSADVVLVAIGVQPVLPGGQQPELTDRGFVRVGDRYETSLANVYAIGDITGPPLLAHTASFEAIQCVEGLYVDGHTPRKVTNFPGCTYCHPQIASVGKTERALKEEGIEYKVGKIPFVAIGKAIAAGEPDGFAKLLYGKKHGELLGAHLIGDNATELIAEMGLALDQELTAEEIHSTIHAHPTMSEVIHEATLAADGHAIHF; from the coding sequence ATGGCCTACGATCTCATTGTCATCGGTGGCGGCCCGGCCGGCTACGTCGCCGCCATCCGCGCCGCCCAACTTGGAAAAAAAGTCGCCTGTGTCGAAGCGGACCGCGCCGGTGGCACCTGCCTCAACTGGGGCTGTATCCCGACGAAGGCCCTGCTGAAAAACGCCGAGCTGTACCACACCCTCGCCCATCGCGCGAAGGAGTTCGGTTTCTCCTTCGACAATCTCCAGTATGACTGGTCCGCCGTGATCGGCCGCTCCCGCAAGGTGTCCGAGCGTCTGGCCGGTGGCATCGAGTTCCTGTTCAAGAAGAACAAGGTGGACTACATCCGCGGCTACGGCTCCATCGTCGCTCCGGGCAAGGTCGAGGTCGTCGCCGCCGACGGCTCCAAGAGCACCGCCGACACCAAGGACATCATCATCTCCACCGGTGCGAAGTCCCGCCCGCTGCCACCGCTGCCCTTCAACGGCACTACGGTCATCGGCTCCAAGGAAGCGATGGTCCTCGGCAACCAGCCGAAGAGCATGATCATCATCGGTGCCGGGGCCATCGGCGTCGAGTTCGCCTACATCTACAATGCCTTCGGCACGAAGGTGACCCTCGTCGAGATGGCACCGCGCCTCGTCCCCGTCGAGGATGACGAGATCGGCGACGCGCTGGAGAAGTCCTTCATCAAGCAGGGCATCCGCTGCCTGGCGAACCACAAGATCACCAAGACCGAGGACAAGGGTTCCCATGTCGAGGTCACCGTCGAAGGGGCGAAGGAAAACGGCGTGCTCTCCGCGGACGTCGTGCTCGTCGCCATCGGCGTGCAGCCGGTCCTCCCGGGAGGACAGCAGCCGGAACTGACCGACCGTGGCTTCGTCAGGGTCGGCGACCGCTACGAGACCTCCCTCGCCAACGTCTACGCCATCGGTGACATCACCGGACCGCCGCTGCTCGCGCACACCGCTTCCTTCGAGGCGATCCAGTGCGTGGAAGGCCTCTACGTGGACGGCCACACCCCACGCAAGGTGACGAATTTCCCGGGCTGCACCTATTGCCACCCGCAGATCGCCTCCGTAGGCAAGACCGAGCGCGCGCTGAAGGAAGAAGGCATCGAATACAAGGTCGGCAAGATCCCGTTCGTCGCCATTGGCAAGGCCATCGCCGCCGGTGAGCCGGACGGCTTCGCCAAGCTGCTCTATGGCAAGAAGCACGGCGAACTGCTGGGCGCCCACCTCATCGGTGACAACGCCACCGAACTCATCGCGGAGATGGGCCTGGCGCTCGACCAGGAACTCACCGCCGAGGAGATTCACTCGACCATCCATGCCCACCCGACCATGTCGGAGGTGATCCACGAAGCAACGCTGGCCGCCGACGGCCACGCGATCCACTTCTGA
- a CDS encoding tetratricopeptide repeat protein, with translation MKAHLHLLTAIPVAIVATQAGCAQEEGFPALADRSMAEMNADKWPEALATLDQIIARFGQAEPLRTIGPQFGVIWFRKGLCELKLRKWAEAAKSFETCYRDFPNPPGQSNGNANVFQKRALLKWGEAAMGAGQWETAVNQFRKFLEERDKVTDTYPAGALYVNVAICSYKLGRIPAGNLNLEIAISNKEQFPTPDTGIVAGFEALVGAAITTKNERALLDFIGKNRGGITFEPYEMGTFSSIYMKLGADVFAAEMPAAALAIYQLVPSSESVVDDLRARIASLGPLAEMSEGNELITRKSLETRLAATEADYRGAGAAEIVKLAAAAMIHEKAGNLRGAHAAYGQLVSYFPDAARREDYLFNLIRLGIALGEPMETTAESTSRFIQEFPSSASAPIARQLTLSSLFQSGKYQDALKLASATVGTVKEGTPEHDHCLHVIGGSLHYLGQYGKAKTPLEEHVTKYPGSPNAQAAEYFRAANLAKLREWDEATPLLDAFLAKYPDPRTNPFMPFALHDRATCHFANGELDAALADTVAGKAFPDSAVTEAALALEGNIQRSRGQPEEAKKAYLKALEAAGKRNNRPMAGEVLFELVSMLGERSPKEAAAYADRYWKDFAEASTFRPQMAVAQLKPLTAANRQNEALERLAGIIGELAKTDRAYALENAIKEYAQAYLTRHTPEQLEKHFAEFPGIPPEDQATRALLRMAVISAYERLGSESKELAVQQACNGRIMKLFQELKSSLSPKQLPTPILLQLADHLRENTSAPREALPFYEEAISRNEPTYRFPSLFGRGDTWSRSSSPEEKQKAIDDFTTIHRQSKNRAEREYALFRMVETMVAKGDHAAAVENAHLYNDAKLHFTKFAPEVNLCLARSLRETGKLDEAISAYSKVWSTPDAAVRLTALAIKSWMELLWARNQPGDRNIALESGTRYLDATRPNIPGMSADESALWKEIDQLVRTYGSSPDVK, from the coding sequence ATGAAGGCCCACCTCCATCTGCTGACGGCGATTCCCGTTGCCATTGTGGCGACGCAGGCCGGCTGCGCCCAGGAGGAAGGATTCCCGGCGCTTGCGGACCGCTCGATGGCGGAGATGAACGCGGACAAATGGCCGGAGGCGCTGGCGACACTCGACCAGATCATCGCCCGCTTCGGCCAAGCGGAGCCGTTGCGGACCATCGGCCCGCAGTTCGGCGTGATCTGGTTCCGCAAGGGGCTCTGTGAGCTGAAGCTCCGCAAATGGGCGGAGGCCGCGAAATCCTTCGAGACCTGCTACCGCGACTTTCCCAACCCTCCCGGCCAGTCGAACGGAAACGCCAACGTCTTCCAGAAACGCGCGCTGCTCAAATGGGGTGAGGCCGCCATGGGCGCGGGCCAGTGGGAGACGGCGGTCAACCAGTTCCGCAAGTTCCTGGAGGAACGGGACAAGGTGACGGACACCTATCCGGCGGGCGCGCTCTACGTCAACGTGGCCATCTGCAGCTACAAGCTCGGCCGCATCCCGGCGGGAAACCTGAACCTGGAGATCGCCATCAGCAACAAGGAGCAGTTCCCGACGCCGGATACGGGGATCGTCGCCGGTTTCGAGGCGCTGGTCGGGGCGGCCATCACCACGAAGAACGAACGGGCGCTGCTGGACTTCATCGGCAAGAACCGTGGCGGCATCACCTTCGAGCCGTATGAGATGGGCACGTTTTCCAGCATCTACATGAAACTGGGCGCGGATGTGTTCGCGGCGGAGATGCCCGCGGCGGCGCTGGCAATCTACCAGCTGGTCCCGTCGAGCGAGTCCGTGGTGGATGACCTGCGGGCCCGCATTGCGTCGCTGGGTCCGCTGGCGGAAATGAGCGAGGGCAACGAACTCATCACCAGGAAATCACTTGAAACACGGCTCGCCGCCACGGAGGCGGACTACCGGGGTGCCGGTGCCGCCGAGATCGTCAAGCTGGCGGCCGCGGCCATGATCCATGAAAAGGCCGGCAACCTGCGCGGTGCGCATGCCGCCTACGGGCAGCTCGTCTCCTACTTTCCCGACGCCGCCCGGAGGGAGGACTACCTCTTCAACCTGATCCGCCTGGGCATCGCGCTGGGAGAGCCGATGGAGACGACGGCGGAAAGCACCTCCCGGTTCATCCAGGAATTCCCGTCGTCCGCCAGCGCGCCGATCGCCCGCCAACTGACGCTTTCCTCGCTTTTCCAGAGTGGAAAGTACCAGGACGCGCTGAAGCTCGCTTCCGCAACCGTCGGCACGGTGAAGGAGGGAACTCCGGAGCATGACCACTGCCTCCATGTCATCGGCGGTTCGCTCCACTACCTGGGCCAGTATGGCAAGGCGAAGACACCCCTGGAGGAGCATGTCACAAAATACCCCGGCAGTCCGAACGCCCAGGCGGCGGAATATTTCCGCGCCGCGAACCTGGCGAAGCTGAGGGAATGGGATGAGGCCACGCCGCTGCTGGACGCGTTCCTCGCCAAGTATCCGGACCCGCGCACGAATCCGTTCATGCCCTTCGCCCTCCATGACCGGGCGACCTGTCATTTCGCGAACGGGGAGCTTGATGCAGCGCTGGCCGACACGGTGGCAGGGAAAGCATTCCCCGACAGTGCGGTCACCGAGGCCGCACTGGCCCTGGAAGGCAACATCCAGCGCTCAAGGGGACAGCCGGAGGAAGCAAAGAAGGCCTACCTCAAGGCTCTGGAAGCCGCCGGGAAGCGGAACAACCGGCCGATGGCGGGTGAGGTGCTTTTCGAACTGGTTTCCATGCTCGGGGAACGCTCCCCGAAGGAAGCCGCCGCATACGCGGACCGCTACTGGAAGGACTTCGCTGAAGCCTCCACCTTCCGCCCGCAGATGGCGGTCGCCCAGTTGAAACCACTCACCGCGGCCAACCGCCAGAACGAGGCGCTCGAACGGCTGGCCGGCATCATCGGTGAACTGGCGAAAACGGACCGTGCCTACGCGCTGGAGAATGCCATCAAGGAATACGCGCAGGCCTATCTCACCCGCCACACCCCGGAGCAGCTTGAGAAGCACTTCGCGGAGTTCCCCGGCATCCCGCCGGAAGACCAGGCGACACGCGCCCTGCTGCGGATGGCCGTCATCAGCGCCTATGAGCGGCTGGGCAGCGAGTCGAAGGAACTGGCGGTGCAGCAGGCGTGCAACGGCCGGATCATGAAGCTGTTCCAGGAGTTGAAATCCTCCCTCTCCCCGAAGCAGCTTCCCACCCCCATCCTGCTCCAGCTTGCCGACCACCTGCGGGAAAACACCTCCGCCCCGCGCGAGGCCCTGCCGTTCTATGAGGAGGCGATTTCCCGCAATGAGCCGACCTACCGTTTCCCCTCCCTCTTCGGACGCGGGGACACGTGGTCCCGTTCCTCCTCACCGGAGGAAAAGCAGAAGGCCATCGACGATTTCACAACCATCCACCGGCAGTCGAAGAACCGTGCGGAACGGGAATACGCACTGTTCCGGATGGTGGAGACCATGGTGGCGAAAGGCGACCATGCCGCCGCGGTGGAGAACGCCCACCTTTACAATGACGCGAAGCTCCACTTCACGAAATTCGCGCCGGAAGTGAATCTGTGCCTGGCCCGCTCCCTCCGGGAAACCGGGAAGTTGGACGAAGCCATTTCCGCCTATTCCAAGGTCTGGTCCACGCCGGATGCGGCGGTGCGGCTGACCGCGCTCGCCATCAAATCATGGATGGAACTGCTGTGGGCGCGCAACCAGCCCGGCGACCGCAACATCGCCTTGGAAAGCGGCACCCGCTACCTGGACGCGACCCGTCCCAACATCCCCGGCATGTCCGCGGACGAATCCGCTCTCTGGAAGGAAATCGACCAGCTCGTCCGGACCTATGGATCCTCACCTGATGTGAAATGA
- a CDS encoding glycosyltransferase family 4 protein: MKIAVIRSECSYRKGGAERYAANLCRSLAEMGHEVWVLAEKFDPDIHPALVHIPIGVDRSTSWNRNRSFNANSQKALAGLEVDAVLALSRSFPSDAFRVSDPLHRYWMKIRYPGKLHRFLQTLNPRHRAILELESAILDPANTRMIITNSRLSKTIIREHYDYPEDRIHVIYNGVDLEKFRPDGTRLTSSREVRLLFVGQDFQRKGLRTLIEALALLKQRSRPCMLRIIGRDNPEPYRRLAARLGVADLVTFEGPSKEIHKAYQEADLFVFPTFYDPFANVCLEALACGLPALTTTTNGSSEVITDGIDGYVISGEPTPRAESIAAKVAAFCGLNPQLRDAMRKAARETALNYTTEANAGKVAELLQRKEATRG, encoded by the coding sequence ATGAAGATCGCCGTCATCCGCTCCGAATGTTCCTACCGCAAGGGCGGTGCGGAGCGTTATGCCGCCAATCTCTGCCGCTCGCTCGCGGAAATGGGACATGAGGTGTGGGTGCTCGCGGAGAAGTTCGACCCGGACATCCATCCGGCCCTCGTCCACATCCCCATCGGGGTGGACCGGTCCACCTCCTGGAACCGCAACCGGTCCTTCAACGCGAACAGCCAGAAGGCGCTGGCCGGGCTGGAAGTGGACGCCGTCCTCGCCCTCTCGCGGTCCTTCCCATCGGATGCGTTCCGCGTGTCGGACCCGCTCCACCGTTACTGGATGAAGATCCGCTACCCGGGGAAACTCCACCGTTTCCTGCAGACGCTGAACCCCCGCCACCGCGCCATCCTGGAGCTGGAGAGCGCCATCCTCGATCCGGCGAACACCCGGATGATCATCACCAACTCGCGGCTTTCGAAAACCATCATCCGCGAGCACTACGACTACCCGGAGGACCGCATCCACGTGATCTACAACGGCGTGGATCTGGAGAAATTCCGGCCGGACGGGACGCGCCTCACCTCATCCAGGGAAGTGCGCCTCCTTTTCGTCGGCCAGGATTTCCAGCGCAAGGGACTGCGGACGCTCATCGAGGCGCTCGCGCTGCTGAAACAACGCTCCCGTCCATGCATGCTGCGGATCATCGGCAGGGACAATCCGGAGCCTTACCGGAGGCTCGCCGCACGTCTGGGCGTCGCGGATCTCGTCACTTTCGAAGGGCCGTCCAAGGAGATCCACAAGGCCTATCAGGAGGCCGACCTTTTCGTTTTCCCCACCTTCTACGACCCCTTCGCCAACGTGTGTCTGGAGGCGCTGGCCTGCGGCCTGCCCGCCCTGACGACCACGACGAACGGTTCGTCCGAAGTCATCACGGACGGAATCGACGGCTATGTGATCTCCGGGGAACCCACCCCGCGCGCGGAGTCCATCGCCGCGAAGGTGGCCGCCTTCTGCGGGCTGAACCCGCAGCTCCGGGATGCGATGCGGAAGGCCGCCAGGGAAACCGCGCTGAACTACACCACGGAAGCGAATGCCGGCAAGGTGGCGGAACTCCTCCAAAGGAAGGAGGCCACGCGTGGGTGA
- a CDS encoding SDR family NAD(P)-dependent oxidoreductase, whose translation MKLPFHKVLVTGGAGFIGSHVSEALLARGIEVVVIDDFNDFYDPAIKEGNIAAIRDRITLVRGDIRDADLVGEMFSTHRFDAVIHLAARAGVRPSISDPKLYFTTNIDGTFNLLDACRHHGVKRFIFASSSSVYGINEKVPFSETDPIVRTISPYAATKIAGEQICSNYSHLFGIHCACLRFFTVYGPRQRPDLAISKFTRCIRDGQPIDQYGDGSTARDYTYVEDIVEGILAAAAYTEVSAFEIFNLGGSATTTLAELISLVEDAVGKKATIRQLPDQQGDVPKTYADVSKAHRVLGYEPRTPIREGIRKYAAWQEASTDLK comes from the coding sequence ATGAAGCTGCCCTTCCACAAAGTCCTCGTCACCGGCGGAGCCGGATTCATCGGCTCCCACGTCAGCGAGGCCCTGCTCGCCCGCGGGATCGAGGTGGTGGTCATCGACGATTTCAATGACTTCTACGATCCTGCGATCAAGGAGGGCAACATCGCCGCCATCAGGGATAGGATCACGCTCGTCCGCGGAGACATCCGGGATGCGGACCTGGTCGGGGAAATGTTCTCCACCCACCGTTTCGACGCGGTCATCCACCTCGCGGCACGGGCGGGTGTCCGGCCATCCATTTCCGACCCGAAGCTTTATTTCACCACCAACATCGACGGCACCTTCAACCTGCTGGACGCATGCCGCCATCACGGGGTGAAGCGGTTCATCTTCGCCTCCTCCTCCTCGGTCTATGGCATCAACGAGAAGGTTCCGTTTTCCGAGACGGACCCCATCGTCCGGACCATCTCCCCCTACGCCGCGACCAAGATCGCGGGCGAGCAGATCTGCTCGAACTACTCCCACCTCTTCGGCATCCACTGCGCCTGCCTGCGGTTCTTCACCGTCTATGGTCCGCGCCAGCGCCCGGACCTGGCGATCTCCAAGTTCACCCGCTGCATCCGGGACGGACAGCCCATCGACCAATACGGGGACGGCAGCACCGCACGGGACTACACCTACGTCGAGGACATCGTGGAGGGCATCCTCGCCGCCGCCGCCTACACTGAGGTGTCCGCGTTCGAGATCTTCAACCTGGGCGGTTCCGCCACCACCACCCTCGCGGAACTCATTTCCCTGGTGGAGGATGCCGTCGGCAAGAAGGCGACCATCCGCCAGCTTCCGGACCAGCAGGGCGACGTGCCGAAAACCTACGCGGATGTGTCCAAGGCACACCGCGTGCTGGGCTACGAACCCCGGACCCCCATCCGCGAAGGAATCCGCAAATACGCTGCGTGGCAGGAGGCTTCCACGGACCTGAAATGA
- a CDS encoding MBOAT family protein, with amino-acid sequence MLFNSYPFLLLFLPLVIAGFYFLGNKVGKSAGIAWLTFSSLFFYGYWHPGFLWLLIAHIVCNYALSRVMIRSGDKTRGMLCAAGIIANLLVLGYFKYALFVLGMVSPLFGGFGTLPSIILPIGLSFHTFQQIAFLCDVRRDPAKTDYRFLDYAFLVAFFPQLVAGPIVHHNELLPQVKNRITVWRLRRFAPGVALFLIGLCKKGVFADRVAPISNLLFDSAAAGGAPAMADAWMGVTAYTLQLYFDFSGYSDMACGLALMFNFRLPVNFNSPYKSGSIVDFWRRWHITLSRFLRNYVYIPMGGSRGTPSRTALTLMGTMLIGGLWHGAGWTFVLWGALHGFGLVVNHTWRGLRKKKGLPALPTPIGWGLTFLWVMGAWVFFRAPDFHSAGAILKGMVGLNGFTPGPMWSIIKENQFAMTGILFLIVLSAPNSQQWLRHFRPLLDHQPERFAKRGRFRLLPILSPAGALAMGIILIVVLLNMPRVSEFIYFQF; translated from the coding sequence ATGCTCTTCAATTCCTATCCGTTCCTGCTGCTGTTCCTTCCCCTGGTCATCGCGGGGTTCTATTTTCTGGGCAACAAGGTGGGGAAGTCGGCGGGCATCGCGTGGCTGACGTTCTCCTCCCTGTTTTTCTACGGCTACTGGCACCCGGGGTTCCTGTGGCTGCTCATCGCCCACATCGTCTGCAACTACGCGCTCAGCAGGGTGATGATCCGCAGCGGCGACAAGACGCGGGGCATGCTGTGCGCGGCGGGCATCATCGCGAACCTGCTGGTGCTGGGTTACTTCAAGTACGCCCTCTTCGTGCTGGGGATGGTGTCCCCGCTGTTCGGCGGGTTCGGCACGCTGCCTTCCATCATCCTGCCCATCGGCCTGTCATTCCACACGTTCCAGCAGATCGCCTTCCTCTGTGACGTGAGGAGGGATCCGGCGAAGACGGACTACAGGTTCCTGGACTATGCGTTCCTGGTGGCCTTCTTCCCGCAACTGGTCGCGGGTCCCATCGTCCATCACAACGAGCTGCTGCCGCAGGTGAAAAACCGCATCACCGTCTGGCGGCTGCGGCGTTTCGCTCCCGGCGTCGCCCTTTTCCTCATCGGCCTGTGCAAGAAGGGTGTCTTCGCCGACCGGGTGGCCCCCATCTCCAACCTGCTGTTCGACTCCGCGGCGGCGGGTGGCGCACCCGCCATGGCGGACGCCTGGATGGGGGTGACCGCCTACACGCTGCAGCTCTACTTCGACTTTTCCGGCTATTCTGACATGGCCTGCGGACTGGCGTTGATGTTCAACTTCCGGCTGCCGGTGAACTTCAACTCACCCTACAAATCGGGCAGCATCGTGGACTTCTGGCGGCGCTGGCACATCACGTTGTCCCGCTTCCTGCGGAACTATGTCTATATCCCGATGGGTGGCAGCCGCGGCACCCCGAGCCGCACCGCACTCACCCTGATGGGCACCATGCTCATCGGCGGGCTGTGGCACGGCGCGGGCTGGACCTTCGTCCTGTGGGGCGCCCTCCACGGCTTCGGCCTGGTGGTCAACCATACGTGGCGCGGACTGAGGAAGAAAAAAGGTCTCCCCGCCCTGCCCACACCCATCGGCTGGGGGCTGACCTTCCTGTGGGTCATGGGTGCGTGGGTGTTCTTCCGTGCCCCTGATTTCCACAGCGCCGGGGCGATTCTCAAGGGCATGGTGGGACTCAACGGATTCACGCCGGGGCCCATGTGGTCGATCATCAAGGAGAACCAGTTCGCCATGACGGGGATTCTCTTCCTGATCGTTCTCTCCGCGCCGAACAGCCAGCAGTGGCTGCGGCATTTCCGCCCCTTGCTGGACCATCAGCCGGAGCGCTTCGCAAAACGCGGACGCTTCCGCCTGCTCCCCATCCTCTCCCCCGCCGGTGCCCTTGCCATGGGCATCATCCTGATCGTGGTTCTGCTGAACATGCCGCGGGTGAGCGAATTCATTTACTTCCAGTTCTGA
- a CDS encoding aminotransferase class I/II-fold pyridoxal phosphate-dependent enzyme, whose protein sequence is MIPLCVPNLRGAEWELVRQCVEGEWVSYAGEFVGKFETMSAEYVGAAQAVVTVSGTSALHLSLILAGVEADDEVLMPALSFVAPANAIRHCHAWPTFIDVSPDTWQWDLDLVEKFLREDCSPGPDGLANRHTGRRVAALLPVHLLGSMADVSRLVALSAEFGLPLIEDAAEAFGARWNGGGIGAPVEGDDRILRLVCTSFNGNKIMTTGGGGAIFSNDPAVAARARHLSTTAKTNVIEFDHDEVGYNYRLTNMAAALGVAQLAQMDGFVASKRRIAAAYDEAFRGTPGILGSVPAVPHVSSNHWLHTILLDRNSRPLLQHLASQGIQSRPLWKLLSSLPFLSSCHIHSDQFSRHLVENALSIPCSTSLTEEDQATVIAAIKAF, encoded by the coding sequence ATGATCCCCCTTTGCGTGCCCAACCTCCGCGGTGCCGAGTGGGAACTCGTCAGGCAGTGCGTGGAAGGCGAATGGGTCTCCTACGCCGGGGAGTTCGTCGGAAAGTTCGAGACGATGTCCGCGGAGTACGTGGGTGCCGCGCAGGCGGTGGTCACCGTTTCCGGGACCTCCGCGCTGCACCTTTCCCTGATCCTCGCCGGGGTGGAGGCGGATGACGAGGTGCTGATGCCCGCGCTGTCCTTCGTGGCTCCGGCGAACGCGATCCGCCATTGCCACGCCTGGCCGACGTTCATCGACGTTTCCCCGGACACCTGGCAGTGGGACCTGGATCTGGTGGAGAAGTTCCTCCGCGAGGACTGCTCCCCCGGCCCGGACGGACTGGCCAACCGCCACACCGGCCGCCGCGTGGCCGCGCTTCTCCCGGTGCACCTGTTGGGCAGCATGGCGGATGTCAGCCGGTTGGTGGCACTCTCCGCGGAGTTCGGCCTGCCGCTCATCGAGGATGCGGCGGAAGCCTTCGGAGCCAGATGGAACGGCGGCGGCATCGGTGCGCCGGTGGAGGGCGACGACCGCATCCTGCGGCTGGTCTGCACCAGTTTCAACGGCAACAAGATCATGACCACGGGAGGTGGCGGCGCCATTTTCTCCAACGACCCTGCGGTCGCGGCACGGGCGCGCCATCTTTCCACCACGGCGAAAACGAATGTCATCGAGTTCGACCATGACGAGGTGGGCTACAACTACCGCCTCACGAACATGGCGGCGGCGCTCGGCGTGGCCCAGCTCGCCCAGATGGACGGCTTCGTCGCCAGCAAGCGGCGGATCGCCGCGGCCTACGACGAGGCGTTCCGTGGAACCCCCGGCATCCTCGGCAGCGTTCCGGCGGTGCCCCATGTTTCCTCCAATCACTGGCTGCACACCATCCTGCTGGACCGGAACTCCCGGCCGCTGCTCCAGCACCTCGCCTCGCAGGGCATCCAGAGCCGGCCGCTGTGGAAGCTGCTGTCCAGCCTGCCGTTCCTTTCATCCTGCCACATCCACTCGGACCAATTTTCCCGCCACTTGGTGGAGAACGCGCTGAGCATCCCGTGCAGCACCAGCCTGACGGAGGAAGACCAGGCCACCGTCATCGCCGCGATCAAGGCATTCTAG